CAGGATATTGTCCGTACTTTTTTGCAAGAAGTGCTGCTTTAGCAGCTGCAGTAGCACAACTTCCGGTTGTAAAACCCTTTCTTAGCTCATTTTCTTCATTTTCTACAGATTTATTGTTATATCTTATATATTTCTTACAAAGAGATTTATAAAAGATACTACACATTATTGGTATAACTCCTATTAAGCCTAAAGAAACCATAATATTTGGAGTCATTAAATCAGATAATTCTTGGATTTCAGTTATTTGATGTCCTGCATTTGTAAAAATTAAAATACCTGGCAAAAGTCCAAATAAACTCACCCAGTAGTAAGTACTTGCTTTTATAGGAGTAAAAGCAAAAAAAGAATTAATAATAAATGACGGTAAAACTTCAGTTACCCTAACGAGAAAAAGTAAACTTTTTCCATGATTTTTGGAAATATGATCAATAAAGTAAAACTTATCAGAGAACTGCTCTTTTAAAAAATCACGAAACGCATATCTACTCAATAAAAAAACAATTAAAACTCCAAAACTAACAGATAATGTAACAAGGACAGCTGCTATTAGGAAGTCGAAAATTGCACCTGCAACAATAGTTAGTACTCCACTTCCAGGAATTGAAACTACAGCAAAGAACATTCTGAAAAAAAAGAAAATTAATACTGAAGAAACGAAATTATTATTAACATATGATCTTAATATATGTAAATTATTTTGAAACCAACTTAGGTCAATACTGTTAAAAAATAAGCTAAAACAAATTGTAACTATAACTAACAAATAAAAAAGTAATTGTGCTATAGATTTCTTCTTAAAATCAAATTGTATTTTTTTCACTTAATAACACCTTCCCATATATAACAATACAAAAAACCCGGCCTTCGAAATGGCCGGGTTGAGTTCTTCTTAGTATGTAATTAAAACACTACACCACTTGATACACTACTCTCCTATGTAGCTAAAGTGTAGCAAACGTAAGAAGTACTCTCCCTTTCCTCGAAGGCATTGAGTACAGCTAATAGGCAGGTTTCCTGGCTTCTGGTATAAGAAGATTTACCTTCCCGGATTAAACCCAGTGGTTAATTAAATCTTCAATCCCAGTTACAGTGGCGGGACCGCTCAGGATTTTCACCTGATTCCCTTTTAAAAATGATTACACCTAAAAGCCACTCTATATTAAATTCTCTTAATGATAAGATATCATATAAACTCTAATTAAACAACTTACTTTTTAATAAATCTTCAAGAAATCTTCACATCTACAGGGTACAATATAAAATAACAAAACTTAAAGGAGGATTTAACATGACAAAGAAATTTATAGGTGGTTTACTTGTTGTAGGATTAGCTGTGGCGTTTACAATAGCTTCCCCGGTACAAATGGCTGCTGCAGGAGAAAGCCTAACTGAAGATAATGAAATGTTTCAAAGGGGATTAAACCAATCTTTATGTTATAGAAGTGAAGATTTAAATGAAGAAGAGCTAGACAAAAGACAACAAGAAAGAGATGAAGCAAAAATTAATCAAGTTGTAAATGCCATAGAAAAAGAACTGATCTCGGAAAAAGAAGGCAAAGACATTATTGAAACCATTAAAAATAACGACTTTGAAAGAGGAGACTGTCTAGAAGAAGGACCAAGAAATAATAAAAACAATCTTAACATCACAGATGAAATTGAAAATGACAACAGTAGAGAATTTGGTAATGGTAGGCAAAATAGAAGAGGATCTAGAGGTTGTAGAAATTAGTTCTATTTGAAGGGATCTGCTTAAGATCCCTTTAAATAATCTAAAATATATCTACTCTACAGGTTTACATTCCTACCCTTTTCAAAAATCTTATTGTTTGCAAAATATCAAATGATTGTGTATAGTTTTCTATAATTAGAAATTTATAGGGAGGTATATATATGAATCATAATATTATTTTAGGACATGGGAGTCGTAATCCTGAAGCTAACAAAGTTCTTAGATCTATATCTGATATGTTTGAGTCCGAAACTAAAGAATCAGCAAGTTATGCTTATCTTCAGTTTGAAGAACCTGATTTAGAGACAGTTATTGATAAGATTTACTCAAGTAATATCAGTACTATCACCGTAATACCACTTTTTTTATATCCTGGAATACATATAAAAAAAGATGTACCTGAAAAGATCATAAAAATAAAAGAAAAATATCCTAACTTAACTATCAGATTAGCAGACCCCATCGGAGCAGATTCTACACTCATCGCAATTTTAAAAGAAAGAGCTGATAATGCTACAGAGGAGTTAAAAAGCTAACTATGAATAAAATAAACACTCATCCGATTGAGGCAGAAAGTATGAAAATTATTGAAAACAAAGTTGATCTAACAACTTTTGATGACAAAGAATCTCCTATAGTTAAAAGAATCATTCATACTACAGGAGATTTAGAAATTCATAAACAAGTGAAATTTTCCGAAAAAGCAATTTTAGAGGGATTAAATTCTTTAAAGCAAGGAACTGATATTTTTACTGATGTAACCATGGTTACTGCTGGTCTAAATAAAAAAAACCTTAACAATTTAGGGTGTAACATACACTGTAATATCAGTGATCAAAAGGTTAGAGAAATTTCTAAAACTAAAAAACTCACACGTGCTGAAACATCCTTTGAACTATTTGGTGAAAATATCCATAACAAAATAGTTGCTATAGGAAATGCTCCAACAGCTCTTTTTAAAGTGATAGAATTATATCAACAAAAAAATATTAAACCAGCTCTAGTTGTGGGTGTCCCGGTTGGTTTTGTTGGAGCCATGGAATCAAAAGAAAGCTTAAGAAAATCCGGGTTAGATTATATAACAATTACTGGTTATAAAGGTGGTAGCCCTATAGCAGCTAGTATTATTAATGCTTTATTAAGACTGATGTAAGATATCTAACCATTTATAACCAGCACAGGGATTAGAAGCTAGGTGGATATGTA
The DNA window shown above is from Natranaerobius trueperi and carries:
- a CDS encoding precorrin-8X methylmutase — encoded protein: MNKINTHPIEAESMKIIENKVDLTTFDDKESPIVKRIIHTTGDLEIHKQVKFSEKAILEGLNSLKQGTDIFTDVTMVTAGLNKKNLNNLGCNIHCNISDQKVREISKTKKLTRAETSFELFGENIHNKIVAIGNAPTALFKVIELYQQKNIKPALVVGVPVGFVGAMESKESLRKSGLDYITITGYKGGSPIAASIINALLRLM
- a CDS encoding sirohydrochlorin chelatase, with translation MNHNIILGHGSRNPEANKVLRSISDMFESETKESASYAYLQFEEPDLETVIDKIYSSNISTITVIPLFLYPGIHIKKDVPEKIIKIKEKYPNLTIRLADPIGADSTLIAILKERADNATEELKS